A DNA window from Seriola aureovittata isolate HTS-2021-v1 ecotype China chromosome 8, ASM2101889v1, whole genome shotgun sequence contains the following coding sequences:
- the zc4h2 gene encoding zinc finger C4H2 domain-containing protein translates to MADEQEIMCKLENILEIRNKTIQMQKIKSRLKIEFEALESEEKHLKEYKQEMDLLLQEKMAHVEELRLIHADINVMESTIKQSENDLNKLLETTRRLHDEYKPLKEHVDALRMTLGLHRLPNLNEEEEKLSLDYFEKQKAEWQKEPHEPAIPESLAAAAAAAQQLQVSRKQDARQTATFRQQPPPMKACLSCHQQIHRNAPICPLCKAKSRSRNPKKPKRKPDE, encoded by the exons ATGGCGGACGAACAAGAAATAATGTGCAAATTAGaaaatatcttggaaatacG GAACAAGACTATCCAGATGCAAAAAATCAAGTCTCGTCTGAAGATTGAGTTTGAGGCTCTGGAGTCCGAggagaaacatctcaaagagtACAAACAGGAGATGGATCTCCTTCTACAAGAGAAAATGGCACATGTGGAGGAGCTGCGGCTCATCCATGCAGATATCAATGTG ATGGAGAGCACCATCAAGCAGTCGGAGAATGACCTGAATAAGCTGCTAGAAACAACTCGCCGCCTGCATGATGAGTACAAACCTCTGAAGGAGCATGTTGATGCCCTCAGGATGACTTTAGGTCTACACAGACTCCCTAACCTcaatgaagaagaggagaagctcTCCTTAGA TTACTTTGAGAAGCAGAAAGCCGAGTGGCAGAAAGAGCCACATGAGCCCGCCATCCCAGAAtcccttgctgctgctgccgcggcagcacagcagcttcaggtGTCCAGGAAGCAAGATGCCCGCCAGACAGCAACCTTCAGACAGCAACCCCCACCTATGAAG gCTTGCCTGTCCTGCCATCAGCAAATTCATCGTAATGCTCCCATCTGCCCATTGTGCAAAGCCAAGAGTCGCTCCCGCAACCCAAAGAAGCCCAAGAGGAAGCCAGATGAGTAG